The following proteins come from a genomic window of Sphingobium cloacae:
- a CDS encoding DsbA family protein gives MDIIMKNIRLLALSLIAVPAAAMAAPAATNWVSHVTLSPIGGHVLGNPAAPTKLIEYVSYTCGHCAHFVQEASQPLRDRYVKGGKVSVEVRNAVRDKYDLTAALLARCGGAKRFFGNHEALFANQQAWMEKLMAYDKDGAAKPTEQKAALRDIGQKTGLYALMGKRGFTPAQLDACIDDPAATRQILAMTEEAWNKVQIGGTPAFTINGTLVHGSDWMRLQAALP, from the coding sequence ATGGACATCATCATGAAGAATATCCGCTTGCTCGCCCTTTCGCTGATCGCCGTCCCCGCCGCCGCGATGGCAGCGCCCGCCGCGACGAACTGGGTGAGCCATGTCACGCTGTCGCCCATCGGCGGGCATGTGCTGGGCAATCCCGCCGCGCCCACCAAGCTGATCGAATATGTGAGCTACACATGCGGCCACTGCGCCCATTTCGTGCAGGAGGCCAGCCAGCCCTTGCGCGACCGCTATGTGAAGGGCGGCAAGGTCAGCGTGGAGGTGCGGAACGCCGTGCGCGACAAATATGACCTGACCGCCGCGCTGCTCGCCCGATGCGGCGGGGCGAAACGGTTCTTCGGCAATCATGAGGCGCTGTTCGCCAACCAGCAAGCCTGGATGGAAAAGCTGATGGCCTATGACAAGGACGGCGCGGCCAAGCCCACGGAGCAGAAGGCGGCGCTGCGCGACATCGGGCAGAAGACCGGCCTTTATGCGCTGATGGGCAAGCGGGGCTTCACCCCGGCGCAGCTTGACGCCTGCATCGACGATCCCGCCGCGACCAGGCAGATATTGGCGATGACCGAGGAAGCATGGAACAAGGTGCAGATCGGCGGCACTCCCGCCTTCACCATCAACGGCACGCTGGTGCACGGGTCCGACTGGATGCGGTTGCAGGCGGCATTGCCCTGA
- the purD gene encoding phosphoribosylamine--glycine ligase: MNILLLGGGGREHALAWKLAQSPRLKTLYAAPGNPGIAQHAQLVDLDAADHRAVVDFCTRHSIGLVVIGPEAPLVDGLADNLRATGTPVFGPGKKAAQLEGSKGFTKDLCKRAGIPTAAYERVTSKDGAIAALDDFALPVVIKADGLAAGKGVIIAETREEALAALDTMFSGAFGAAGEEVVLEEYMTGEEASFFALTDGSAILPFGSAQDHKRVGNGDTGPNTGGMGAYSPARVLTAELEQQVIDRIVRPTVETLASEGTPYSGVLYAGLMLTDEGPKLIEYNARFGDPECQVLMMRFDGDLVELLLAVAEGRLAGQGPVQLADRTALTVVMAANGYPGTPEKGGVIAGIDAAEAGGARVFHAGTAEKDGAIVATGGRVLNVTATGQSVREARKAAYAAVDAIDFPTGFCRRDIGWREVAREEAAA, translated from the coding sequence ATGAACATCCTTCTGCTTGGCGGCGGCGGCCGCGAACATGCGCTGGCGTGGAAGCTGGCGCAATCGCCGCGGCTCAAGACCCTTTATGCCGCGCCGGGCAATCCGGGCATAGCCCAGCACGCGCAATTGGTCGACCTCGACGCGGCGGATCATCGCGCGGTGGTGGATTTCTGCACCCGCCATTCCATCGGGCTGGTGGTGATCGGGCCGGAAGCGCCGCTGGTCGACGGCCTCGCCGACAATCTGCGCGCCACCGGGACGCCGGTGTTCGGGCCGGGGAAGAAGGCGGCGCAACTGGAGGGGTCGAAGGGCTTCACCAAGGATCTGTGCAAGCGGGCGGGGATTCCCACCGCCGCCTATGAGCGGGTGACGAGCAAGGACGGCGCGATCGCGGCGCTCGACGATTTCGCGCTGCCGGTCGTCATCAAGGCCGACGGGCTGGCGGCGGGCAAGGGCGTCATCATCGCGGAGACGCGGGAGGAGGCGCTGGCGGCGCTCGACACCATGTTTTCCGGCGCGTTCGGCGCGGCGGGCGAGGAAGTGGTGCTGGAGGAGTATATGACGGGCGAGGAAGCGAGCTTCTTCGCGCTGACGGACGGGAGCGCCATCCTGCCCTTCGGTTCCGCGCAGGATCACAAGCGCGTGGGCAATGGCGATACCGGGCCGAATACGGGCGGCATGGGGGCCTACAGCCCCGCCCGGGTGCTGACGGCGGAACTGGAGCAACAGGTGATCGACCGGATCGTGCGGCCGACCGTGGAGACTCTGGCCAGCGAGGGCACGCCTTATTCCGGCGTGCTCTATGCGGGGCTGATGCTGACCGACGAGGGGCCGAAGCTGATCGAATATAATGCCCGCTTCGGCGACCCGGAATGCCAGGTGCTGATGATGCGCTTCGACGGCGATCTGGTGGAGTTGCTGCTGGCGGTGGCGGAAGGCAGGCTTGCCGGACAGGGGCCGGTGCAACTGGCGGATCGCACGGCGCTGACCGTCGTGATGGCGGCGAACGGCTATCCGGGGACGCCGGAGAAGGGCGGCGTCATCGCGGGGATCGATGCGGCGGAGGCGGGCGGCGCGCGGGTTTTCCATGCGGGCACGGCGGAAAAGGACGGCGCGATCGTCGCGACCGGCGGGCGCGTGCTGAACGTCACGGCGACCGGGCAGAGCGTGCGGGAGGCGCGGAAAGCGGCCTATGCGGCGGTGGACGCCATCGATTTCCCCACCGGCTTTTGCCGCCGCGACATCGGCTGGCGGGAGGTCGCGCGCGAGGAAGCGGCGGCATGA
- a CDS encoding thioredoxin domain-containing protein yields MKALHGIALIALSLTLAACGKGEEGAKPSGEPIAAVAAPAGTTWAETVNETPDGTFVMGNPNAKLKLVEFASFTCSHCRDFSAEASEEIRNMVNSGKMSYELRTFVRDPIDVSTALLAGCGGKDVFYPLAEQFFANQNAMFEKTQAMGDGAYQQLMSAPPAQRFGRLAQALGLVDFAKQRGISEDQAKQCLADTAHAEKLAKGVQAASAQYKIEGTPSFLINGVLVDNVANWASLQPKLKEAGI; encoded by the coding sequence GTGAAAGCCCTGCATGGCATTGCCCTTATCGCCCTTTCCCTGACGCTGGCCGCCTGCGGCAAAGGCGAGGAGGGCGCCAAGCCTTCCGGCGAACCCATCGCCGCCGTCGCCGCGCCCGCGGGCACGACATGGGCCGAAACGGTCAACGAGACGCCCGACGGCACTTTCGTCATGGGCAACCCGAACGCGAAGCTGAAGCTGGTGGAGTTCGCGTCCTTCACCTGTTCGCACTGCCGCGATTTCTCCGCCGAGGCATCGGAAGAGATCCGCAACATGGTGAACAGCGGCAAGATGAGCTATGAGCTCCGCACCTTCGTGCGCGATCCGATCGACGTTTCGACGGCGCTGCTGGCGGGATGCGGCGGCAAGGACGTCTTCTATCCGCTGGCCGAGCAGTTCTTCGCCAACCAGAATGCGATGTTCGAAAAGACGCAGGCGATGGGCGACGGCGCCTATCAGCAGTTGATGAGCGCGCCGCCCGCGCAGCGTTTCGGACGGCTGGCGCAGGCGCTGGGCCTTGTGGACTTCGCCAAGCAGCGCGGCATTTCGGAAGATCAGGCGAAGCAGTGCCTCGCCGACACCGCCCATGCCGAAAAGCTGGCCAAGGGCGTGCAGGCCGCCAGCGCGCAATATAAGATCGAAGGGACGCCCAGCTTCCTCATCAACGGGGTGCTGGTCGACAATGTGGCGAACTGGGCATCGTTGCAGCCCAAGCTGAAGGAAGCGGGGATCTGA
- the mutY gene encoding A/G-specific adenine glycosylase has product MRVESEPMKIAEDLLAHYGVHARRLPWRVPPGSNEAADPYRVWLSEVMLQQTTVAAVAPYFARFTDRWPTVADLAAAADGDVMAAWAGLGYYARARNLLACARAVARDHGGVFPDTEDALRALPGVGAYTAAAVAAIAFRRRAVVVDANVERVVARLFAIATPLPAARTEIRAAAHRITPDARAGDFAQAMMDLGATICTSRSPACGICPLRQDCAAFRTADPAAFPAKAAKKARPHRLGHAWWIERDDGRIWLIRRPDKGMLGGMRALPSSDWSVTAPPAAPPFPALWTALADPVTHVFTHFSLDLMVHVARVEGDCLPPGEGEWWPLDRLDEAGLPTLFRRAADAAMKENIQDAW; this is encoded by the coding sequence ATGCGCGTCGAGAGTGAACCCATGAAAATCGCCGAGGACCTTCTCGCGCATTACGGCGTCCATGCCCGCCGCCTGCCGTGGCGGGTGCCGCCCGGATCGAACGAGGCGGCCGATCCCTATCGCGTCTGGCTGTCCGAAGTCATGCTGCAACAGACCACCGTGGCCGCCGTCGCGCCCTATTTCGCGCGCTTCACGGATCGCTGGCCGACCGTGGCCGATCTCGCGGCGGCGGCGGACGGGGATGTGATGGCCGCATGGGCGGGGCTTGGCTATTATGCCCGCGCCCGCAACCTGCTCGCCTGCGCCCGCGCCGTCGCCCGCGATCATGGCGGCGTCTTCCCGGATACGGAGGACGCCCTGCGCGCCCTTCCCGGCGTCGGGGCCTACACCGCCGCCGCCGTCGCCGCCATCGCCTTCCGCCGCCGCGCCGTGGTGGTGGACGCCAATGTCGAGCGCGTCGTCGCCCGCCTCTTCGCCATCGCCACGCCGCTGCCCGCCGCCCGGACGGAAATCCGCGCCGCCGCCCACCGCATCACGCCGGACGCCCGCGCGGGCGACTTCGCGCAGGCGATGATGGACCTGGGCGCGACGATCTGCACGTCGCGCAGCCCCGCCTGCGGCATCTGCCCCTTGCGGCAGGATTGCGCCGCCTTCCGCACCGCCGATCCCGCCGCTTTCCCGGCCAAGGCCGCGAAGAAGGCCAGGCCCCATCGCCTCGGCCATGCCTGGTGGATCGAGCGGGATGACGGCCGCATCTGGCTCATCCGCCGCCCGGACAAGGGGATGCTGGGCGGAATGCGCGCCTTGCCGTCCTCCGACTGGAGCGTGACCGCGCCGCCCGCCGCGCCGCCGTTCCCCGCGCTCTGGACCGCGCTGGCCGATCCCGTCACCCATGTGTTCACCCATTTCTCGCTCGACCTCATGGTCCATGTCGCCCGCGTGGAGGGGGATTGCCTTCCGCCCGGCGAGGGGGAATGGTGGCCGCTCGACCGGCTGGACGAAGCCGGCCTGCCCACGCTTTTCCGCCGCGCGGCCGATGCGGCGATGAAGGAGAATATCCAGGATGCATGGTGA
- a CDS encoding chromosome segregation SMC family protein, producing MQIKRLKLSGFKSFVDATELRIEPGLTGIVGPNGCGKSNLLEAIRWVMGESSAKSMRGGGMEDVIFAGTASRPQRDFAEVSMLTVQEQGELFSAVDVGADGELEVTRRIERGAGSAYRANGKDVRAKDVALIFADAATGAHSPALVSQGRIAAVIAARPQERRAMLEEAAGIAGLHVRRKDAEQKLRAAEANLARLDEILADMESRANSLRRQAKAAERYIRLSEQIRVAEARVIFARWREASASADAARAEAKQAEGAVAAAQEAQMAAAAHAQAAVAALAEKRSAAQATRDAANEAGHKLNALKSERDGVVRRLHDLATQARQLEEDREREGTLAHDAAEAIARLTGEVAALKTRIAETEAMIPDFATRIARAEDAARDAEVDLAKAMARQAGEQAELRVAEAALAAAQGRLDRAGREVAKLETEAAALPDAAPLEAKRAEALAAQEQAGRDREAAEAAIAQAEAERQAASEARAEADMALSSARAALAALESEAAALKRAVESGASGKSRALDRLKAAPGYEHALAAALGDDLEAPIGTDGPRFWGGAVAVAGDPALPAGCVALAGHVTAPPELARRLAQVAVAERDEGQPLAVGQRLVTREGRLRRWDGYVATQGGAAAAERLIRLNRLEAIAAARPAAEQAVEEARADQGEAQGREQAASQALAAGRSALGEAEQRQRTALRAADEAGTALERLAGRREGIEERLATARRDREAAAQEQEAAQAARAAMPDGGETRALVAGLSQASEKARGTVSQLQADRALAERALTGDRDRMAAAEADAKGWRARAGEAGKRIAAMTKRGEDVASEQAKMADEPERLEQAVAALTEQGASLTEASDAARKSEVEAEAALRSAERQASEAGETLAAAREARATAAARAEAADERRIETNRLSGERFECPPPLLPERLGFASADIRIAQTEQAEHDRLSAERERIGPVNLVAAQELEELETTQATSRAESAELSQAIHQLRGSIGSLNREGRQRLLAAFEAVDGHFRQLFTTLFNGGQAHLELIDSDDPLEAGLEIMAQPPGKRLSALTLLSGGEQALTAVALIFGLFLTNPAPICVLDEVDAPLDDANVERFCDMLDAMVRQTRTRYLIVTHNAVTMARMHRLFGVTMVERGVSRLVSVSLGGAEALLAAE from the coding sequence GTGCAGATAAAGCGCCTCAAACTGTCGGGCTTCAAGAGCTTCGTCGACGCGACGGAATTGCGGATCGAGCCGGGGCTGACGGGGATCGTCGGCCCCAATGGCTGCGGCAAGTCCAACCTGCTGGAAGCGATCCGCTGGGTCATGGGCGAATCCAGCGCCAAGTCCATGCGCGGCGGCGGCATGGAGGACGTGATCTTCGCTGGCACGGCGAGCCGCCCGCAGCGCGACTTCGCCGAAGTGTCGATGCTGACCGTGCAGGAACAGGGCGAGCTGTTCTCCGCCGTCGATGTGGGCGCGGACGGGGAGCTGGAAGTCACCCGCCGGATCGAGCGCGGCGCGGGCAGCGCCTATCGCGCCAACGGCAAGGATGTGCGCGCCAAGGATGTGGCGCTGATCTTCGCGGACGCCGCGACCGGGGCGCATAGCCCTGCCCTCGTCAGTCAGGGGCGGATCGCCGCCGTCATCGCGGCGCGTCCGCAGGAACGCCGCGCCATGCTGGAGGAAGCGGCGGGGATCGCGGGGCTGCATGTGCGGCGCAAGGATGCCGAGCAGAAGCTGCGCGCTGCGGAGGCCAATCTGGCCCGGCTGGACGAGATATTGGCGGACATGGAAAGCCGCGCCAACAGCCTGCGGCGGCAGGCGAAGGCGGCGGAACGCTATATCCGGCTGTCGGAGCAGATCCGCGTGGCCGAGGCGCGGGTGATCTTCGCCCGCTGGCGCGAGGCGAGCGCCAGCGCCGACGCCGCGCGGGCCGAGGCGAAGCAGGCGGAAGGCGCGGTCGCGGCGGCGCAGGAAGCGCAGATGGCGGCAGCGGCCCATGCGCAGGCGGCGGTGGCGGCGCTGGCGGAGAAGCGATCCGCCGCGCAGGCCACGCGGGATGCGGCGAATGAGGCGGGGCATAAACTCAACGCCCTCAAGAGCGAGCGCGACGGGGTGGTGCGGCGGCTGCACGACCTCGCCACGCAGGCGCGGCAGTTGGAGGAGGACCGCGAGCGCGAGGGGACGCTGGCCCATGACGCGGCGGAGGCGATCGCCCGGCTGACCGGGGAGGTTGCAGCGCTCAAAACCCGCATTGCCGAGACGGAGGCGATGATCCCCGATTTCGCCACGCGCATCGCCCGGGCGGAGGATGCCGCGCGCGATGCCGAGGTGGACCTTGCCAAGGCGATGGCCCGCCAGGCGGGCGAGCAGGCGGAACTGAGGGTGGCGGAGGCGGCTCTGGCGGCGGCGCAGGGGCGGCTGGACCGCGCCGGGCGCGAGGTCGCGAAGCTGGAGACGGAAGCCGCCGCCCTGCCCGACGCCGCGCCGCTGGAGGCCAAGCGGGCCGAGGCGCTCGCGGCGCAGGAGCAGGCGGGGCGGGATCGCGAGGCGGCGGAGGCGGCCATCGCGCAGGCCGAGGCGGAACGGCAGGCCGCGAGCGAGGCGCGGGCGGAGGCGGATATGGCGCTTTCCTCCGCGCGGGCGGCTCTGGCGGCGCTGGAGAGCGAGGCGGCGGCGCTGAAACGGGCGGTGGAGAGCGGCGCGAGCGGCAAGAGCCGGGCGCTGGATCGGTTGAAGGCCGCGCCCGGATATGAACATGCGCTGGCGGCGGCGCTGGGCGACGATCTGGAAGCGCCCATCGGGACGGACGGACCTCGTTTCTGGGGCGGCGCGGTGGCGGTGGCGGGCGATCCTGCCTTGCCCGCGGGTTGCGTAGCGCTGGCCGGTCATGTGACGGCGCCGCCCGAACTGGCGCGGCGGCTGGCGCAGGTCGCGGTGGCGGAACGCGATGAGGGGCAGCCCTTGGCCGTGGGGCAGCGGCTGGTGACGCGCGAGGGCAGGCTGCGGCGCTGGGACGGCTATGTCGCGACGCAGGGCGGCGCGGCGGCGGCGGAGCGGCTGATCCGACTCAACCGGCTGGAAGCCATCGCGGCGGCGCGCCCGGCGGCGGAACAAGCGGTCGAAGAAGCGCGGGCCGATCAAGGCGAGGCGCAGGGGCGCGAACAGGCGGCTTCGCAGGCTCTGGCGGCGGGGCGGTCGGCGCTGGGCGAGGCGGAGCAGCGCCAGCGCACGGCGCTGCGCGCGGCGGACGAGGCCGGGACGGCGCTGGAACGGCTGGCCGGGCGGCGCGAGGGGATCGAGGAACGGCTGGCGACGGCGCGGCGGGATCGCGAGGCGGCGGCGCAGGAGCAGGAGGCGGCGCAGGCGGCGCGCGCGGCCATGCCCGATGGCGGGGAAACCCGCGCCCTTGTCGCCGGTCTTTCGCAGGCGAGCGAGAAGGCGCGCGGGACGGTCAGCCAGTTGCAGGCGGATCGGGCGCTGGCCGAGCGCGCGCTGACCGGCGACCGGGATCGCATGGCGGCGGCGGAAGCGGATGCGAAGGGCTGGCGCGCGCGCGCCGGTGAAGCGGGCAAGCGGATCGCCGCCATGACGAAGCGCGGTGAGGATGTGGCGTCCGAACAGGCGAAGATGGCGGACGAACCGGAGCGGCTGGAGCAGGCCGTCGCGGCGCTCACCGAACAAGGAGCGTCCCTGACCGAAGCGTCCGACGCCGCGCGCAAGTCGGAGGTCGAGGCGGAGGCCGCGCTCCGCTCCGCCGAGCGGCAGGCGAGCGAGGCGGGCGAAACGCTGGCGGCGGCGCGGGAGGCGCGGGCGACGGCGGCGGCGCGGGCCGAGGCGGCGGACGAGCGGCGGATCGAGACCAACCGCCTGTCGGGCGAGCGTTTCGAATGCCCCCCTCCCCTGCTGCCGGAGCGGCTGGGCTTTGCCAGCGCCGACATCCGCATCGCCCAGACCGAGCAGGCCGAACATGACCGCCTGTCCGCCGAGCGCGAGCGAATCGGGCCGGTCAATCTGGTCGCGGCGCAGGAGCTGGAAGAACTGGAGACCACGCAGGCCACCAGCCGGGCCGAGAGCGCGGAACTCAGCCAAGCCATCCACCAGCTTCGCGGTTCCATCGGCAGCCTCAATCGGGAAGGGCGGCAAAGGCTGCTCGCGGCGTTCGAGGCGGTGGACGGGCATTTCCGGCAGCTTTTCACGACCCTGTTCAACGGCGGGCAGGCGCATCTGGAACTGATCGACAGCGACGATCCGCTGGAGGCGGGGCTGGAGATCATGGCGCAGCCGCCGGGGAAGCGGCTGTCGGCGCTAACCCTGCTGTCGGGCGGGGAGCAGGCGTTGACGGCGGTGGCGCTGATCTTCGGCCTGTTCCTCACCAATCCCGCGCCGATCTGCGTGCTGGACGAGGTGGACGCGCCGCTGGACGATGCGAATGTGGAGCGTTTCTGCGACATGCTGGACGCGATGGTGCGGCAGACGCGGACCCGCTACCTGATCGTCACGCATAACGCCGTCACCATGGCGCGGATGCACCGGCTGTTCGGCGTGACCATGGTGGAGCGCGGCGTGAGCCGGCTGGTGTCGGTCAGCCTGGGCGGGGCGGAGGCGCTGCTGGCGGCGGAATGA
- a CDS encoding inositol monophosphatase family protein — translation MDLRALVSVVSEAADRALTLWAGGRTQVRQWEKVPGHPVCEADIELDAMLRDSLSALDPSAGWLSEETADTVHRLGQSRVWVVDPIDGTRDYLRGRRGWCVSVALVEDGAVRAGVLAAPARNELWVARAGRGATRNGVRLQAGSRSVLAGARVPADQLPRPDRDLVAVEKPNSIALRMAMVAADEADLVATVRWGNEWDVAASALIAQEAGATVTDALGAPLSYNQPRPVAFGLLCTAPGIHDAAVERLQPRAREILGRQSGD, via the coding sequence ATGGACCTTCGGGCACTGGTGTCGGTCGTGTCCGAAGCGGCCGACCGGGCGCTGACGCTCTGGGCGGGCGGGCGGACGCAGGTGCGCCAGTGGGAAAAGGTGCCCGGCCACCCCGTCTGCGAAGCCGACATCGAACTCGACGCCATGCTGCGCGACAGTCTCTCCGCGCTCGATCCATCGGCGGGCTGGCTGTCGGAGGAGACCGCCGATACCGTCCACCGCCTCGGCCAGTCGCGCGTCTGGGTGGTCGATCCGATCGACGGCACGCGCGACTATCTGCGCGGGCGGCGCGGCTGGTGCGTCTCGGTCGCCCTGGTCGAGGACGGCGCGGTGCGCGCGGGCGTCCTCGCCGCGCCTGCCCGCAACGAACTCTGGGTCGCGCGGGCGGGCAGGGGAGCGACCCGCAACGGCGTCCGCCTCCAGGCAGGATCGCGTTCCGTGCTGGCCGGCGCGCGCGTCCCCGCCGATCAGCTGCCCCGCCCCGACCGCGATCTGGTCGCGGTGGAAAAGCCCAACAGCATCGCGCTGCGCATGGCGATGGTCGCCGCCGATGAAGCCGACCTCGTCGCCACGGTGCGCTGGGGCAATGAATGGGATGTGGCGGCCTCCGCCCTCATCGCGCAGGAAGCGGGCGCGACCGTCACCGATGCGCTGGGCGCGCCGCTTTCCTACAACCAGCCCCGGCCCGTCGCCTTCGGCCTGCTGTGCACCGCCCCGGGAATCCACGACGCGGCGGTGGAGCGCCTGCAACCCCGCGCGCGTGAGATATTGGGGCGGCAGTCAGGCGACTGA
- a CDS encoding TldD/PmbA family protein, with protein MLSLEEAQSRAQDLVTAARRAGADAADAIYACNASTTVSVRLGELEDVERSEGEEIGLRVFIGRRSASISGSDMNPATLGTLVDRCIAMAREAPEDPYAGLAPEDRLLRKRPPHLDLTDDEEEPEPAALRERALTVEEAARTVPGITNSEGGGASHGRSQVALATSHGFAGAYAGTSHSTWASVLAGTGADMQRDHASHSARHLEDLDHAEEVGQRAGHRAVARLNPVRIESGVLPIIFDPRIGSSLVGHLIGGIVGPAIARRSSFLLDSLGAALFDSAVTIIDDPLRPRGLRSRPFDGEGLAVHRSALIEAGVLTGWLLDSASARQLGLEPTGHASRGGSGAPGAGVSNVHMEPGVLSPGDLMADVKRGLYVTELIGMGVNGVTGDYSRGAAGFLIENGAVTQAVSEITIAGNLKDMFRALTPASDLSYRYAINVPTLRVDGMTVAGG; from the coding sequence ATGCTCAGCCTCGAAGAAGCCCAGTCGCGCGCGCAGGATCTGGTGACGGCCGCGCGCCGGGCGGGCGCGGATGCGGCGGACGCCATCTATGCCTGCAACGCCTCGACCACCGTCTCGGTGCGCCTGGGCGAACTGGAGGATGTGGAACGCTCGGAGGGCGAGGAGATCGGCCTGCGCGTCTTCATCGGCCGGCGGTCCGCCAGCATCTCCGGATCGGACATGAACCCCGCGACGCTGGGCACGCTGGTCGACCGCTGCATCGCCATGGCCCGCGAAGCGCCCGAGGACCCCTATGCGGGCCTTGCCCCCGAAGACCGCCTGCTCCGCAAGCGCCCGCCCCATCTCGACCTCACCGACGATGAGGAGGAACCGGAACCCGCCGCCCTGCGCGAACGCGCCCTCACCGTGGAGGAAGCCGCCCGCACCGTCCCCGGCATCACCAACAGCGAAGGCGGCGGCGCGTCCCATGGGCGCAGCCAGGTCGCGCTCGCCACCAGCCACGGCTTTGCGGGGGCCTATGCCGGGACCAGCCATTCCACCTGGGCCAGCGTGCTCGCGGGCACCGGCGCGGACATGCAGCGCGACCATGCCAGCCACAGCGCCCGCCATCTCGAAGACCTCGACCATGCCGAGGAAGTCGGCCAGCGCGCCGGGCATCGCGCCGTCGCCCGCCTCAACCCCGTCCGCATCGAAAGCGGCGTCCTGCCCATCATCTTCGATCCGCGCATCGGCTCCAGCCTTGTCGGCCATCTGATCGGCGGCATCGTCGGCCCGGCCATCGCCCGCCGCTCCAGCTTCCTGCTCGACAGCCTGGGCGCGGCGCTGTTCGATTCGGCGGTCACCATCATCGACGATCCCCTGCGTCCGCGCGGCCTGCGCTCGCGCCCCTTCGACGGAGAGGGGCTTGCCGTGCATCGCAGCGCCCTGATCGAAGCGGGCGTGCTGACCGGCTGGCTGCTCGACAGCGCGTCGGCCCGCCAGCTTGGCCTGGAACCCACCGGCCATGCCAGCCGGGGCGGCAGCGGCGCGCCGGGCGCGGGCGTCTCCAACGTCCATATGGAGCCGGGCGTCCTCTCCCCCGGCGACCTGATGGCGGACGTAAAGCGCGGCCTCTACGTCACCGAACTGATCGGCATGGGCGTCAACGGCGTCACCGGCGACTATAGCCGGGGCGCGGCGGGCTTCCTGATCGAAAACGGCGCGGTGACGCAAGCCGTGTCGGAAATCACCATCGCGGGCAACCTCAAGGACATGTTCCGCGCCCTCACCCCGGCCAGCGACCTCAGCTACCGCTACGCCATCAACGTGCCCACCCTGCGCGTCGACGGGATGACCGTTGCCGGGGGCTGA
- a CDS encoding DUF721 domain-containing protein: protein MTERPASPKAKNRAEPMAERPRVGGPRQIADLMPDIGRAAFRKFGFVQSSVVTRWAEIVGPHYADISVPESIRFPAGQKAGGTLQLTVMSGHAPMMQHVLPDIIERVNRFFGYHAVAKVAMRQGQVRPTEPERRPPPRNLKPLPVELGDSLRDIGDPELRAVLESLAQGLANSSGLPKIS from the coding sequence ATGACGGAACGCCCCGCATCACCCAAAGCGAAAAACCGCGCCGAACCGATGGCGGAGCGTCCGCGCGTCGGCGGCCCCCGGCAGATCGCGGACCTGATGCCCGACATCGGCCGCGCGGCCTTCCGCAAGTTCGGCTTCGTGCAGTCGAGCGTCGTCACGCGCTGGGCGGAGATAGTGGGGCCGCATTATGCGGACATCTCCGTTCCCGAATCGATCCGCTTCCCAGCGGGGCAGAAGGCGGGCGGGACGCTGCAACTGACCGTGATGAGCGGCCATGCGCCGATGATGCAGCATGTGCTGCCCGACATCATCGAGCGGGTGAACCGTTTCTTCGGCTATCACGCCGTGGCGAAGGTGGCGATGAGGCAGGGCCAGGTGCGCCCGACCGAACCGGAACGCCGCCCGCCGCCGCGCAACCTGAAACCCCTGCCCGTCGAACTGGGCGATTCGCTGCGCGACATCGGCGACCCGGAATTGCGCGCCGTGCTCGAATCGCTCGCACAGGGGCTTGCCAATTCGAGCGGCTTGCCCAAGATCAGCTGA
- the nudC gene encoding NAD(+) diphosphatase has product MHGERRLPGYVGSRLDRVDEIRSNPDLLAKTFADPAALCVLLDGLDPVVADGALVMEPLPPGAAMDDYVLLGVDPGHRPIFARLIDRGEGGFAASGRSRAVVDMVSPDEAALYAGARSLVDWHARHRFCAACGATTRPHKGGWARQCEGCRAEHFPRVDPVVIMLAEHKGRVLVGRQHAWPAGRYSALAGFVEPGETIEEAVARELKEEAGVTVRDIRYLMSQPWPFPSALMIACLAQADDDALKLDETEIEDAIWCDAAGVRAALDGRLGAPFIAPPPMAVAWHLLDHWLAQVAPAGASA; this is encoded by the coding sequence ATGCATGGTGAAAGACGCCTTCCCGGCTATGTCGGCAGCAGGCTGGACCGCGTGGACGAAATCCGTTCCAATCCCGATTTGCTGGCGAAGACCTTCGCCGATCCCGCCGCGCTCTGCGTGCTGCTCGACGGTCTCGATCCGGTGGTGGCGGACGGCGCGCTCGTCATGGAGCCATTGCCGCCGGGCGCGGCCATGGACGATTATGTCCTCCTCGGCGTCGATCCCGGCCACAGGCCGATCTTCGCCCGCCTGATCGACAGGGGGGAGGGCGGTTTCGCCGCGTCCGGCCGCAGCCGCGCCGTGGTGGACATGGTATCGCCGGACGAAGCCGCGCTCTATGCCGGGGCGCGCAGCCTCGTCGACTGGCACGCCCGCCACCGTTTCTGCGCGGCCTGCGGAGCCACGACCCGGCCCCATAAGGGCGGCTGGGCCCGTCAATGCGAAGGCTGCCGGGCGGAACATTTCCCCCGCGTCGATCCGGTCGTCATCATGCTGGCCGAACATAAGGGCCGCGTCCTCGTCGGCCGCCAGCATGCATGGCCCGCGGGCCGTTATTCCGCGCTCGCCGGTTTCGTCGAGCCGGGCGAAACCATCGAGGAAGCCGTCGCCCGCGAGCTGAAGGAGGAAGCGGGCGTCACCGTCCGCGACATCCGCTATCTCATGAGCCAGCCCTGGCCCTTTCCCTCGGCGCTGATGATCGCCTGCCTGGCGCAGGCCGACGACGACGCGCTCAAGCTGGACGAGACGGAGATCGAGGACGCCATCTGGTGCGACGCCGCGGGGGTCCGCGCCGCGCTGGACGGCCGGCTCGGCGCGCCTTTCATCGCGCCGCCGCCCATGGCCGTCGCCTGGCATCTGCTCGACCATTGGCTCGCCCAAGTTGCGCCCGCCGGGGCAAGCGCGTAA